Proteins from a genomic interval of Crassostrea angulata isolate pt1a10 chromosome 7, ASM2561291v2, whole genome shotgun sequence:
- the LOC128191771 gene encoding RNA-binding protein 26-like codes for MMLIENVEALKTWLTKTLCPISDADPASLAKYVVALVKKDKVDKDLKEVCIDQLEVFLQTKTKDFVDQLFEALNSKEYLKHASDSSTKSVPVQEVKSDTVLAVKSDRRKDSSDSKKPRSASEKGREVKKEDRRHGSRSPSPRDRRHGSRSPSPRDRRRDYDDRRRRHDDRRTSVERRTFRRRSRSFSPRSPRRTRGRSRSPRDRGRSRSYSRSRSRSRPRSWSKSRSRSRSRERKVYNRQQPDSRGSTPTLDNGKYDSTSAIPTVGSAMYSIPRGEGVYSSESHPQGLPALPAPSRQRCKDYDEKGFCMRGDLCPFDHGLDPVIVEDVSIPPPPYVPGPPVIPANGAQRMPGPGPGFVPRPPPPALGPLPLPPRPDHFEPYNPEAPGMTGPPRQPFWHGPPPSQPQGTQPGGNFPPFPPPQNPTVQVRNREHLISVTVKDDKDERSIVPPGTESSEPRPENTLSNSNTEGKPERTVIPPKRSYNSGPGQGHRGYINPYHQNNYRPSAPKKPFDFSRVGGYRPPDTDNLSLEVRKIPKEFNNIMAINQHFSKFGNLTNIQVNFENDPEAALVTFGTNQEALACYRSTEPLFNNRFVKVFWHKNKDKNREKSEGADDQQQDQRSVKERLGPPIIPHPSKLSLNNMKPKTVEQPVPAEKTVIYTSSVGNITKTVYNPEAIKAKVAITSPTAVGSASFVSKIEAIKRQEEKKKEMMKKKAELQKQKHELLLKQVEQQKMLISKLEKTKSPEEKTKIMKTIDVLAKSVEKIKSELMPPSKPTPQGVAKSVTTPEEARKEILDTELELFNKEHSGEDTTALKLKLSELTKQAAAMGLLGRGRGRGRAAPRPREANTWVAAELRGRGKPTHAHNPGSRKLDKRPKQLEVTGFDWEEREQLNQHFSKFCSVEKIDFEDEDKSAVVSFKSRDNAEKALRHCETYMGKKLIMNWYTGAKVKPGQTDDSNFQDEEAADPEVEGHVEDDLDEEALLAGDDEDEEDEESRSWRR; via the exons AAGCGATGCTGATCCTGCCTCTCTAGCTAAATATGTTGTGGCATTAGTGAAAAAAGATAAAGTTGACAAAGACTTGAAGGAAGTGTGTATAGATCAACTGGAAGTGTTCCTTCAAACAA aaacaaaAGACTTTGTAGACCAGTTATTTGAAGCTTTAAATTCAAAAGAGTACTTGAAACATGCATCAGACTCGTCAACAAAATCAGTCCCCGTCCAGGAAGTGAAATCAGACACTGTCCTTGCAGTCAAATCAGACAGGCGTAAGGACTCCTCCGACTCCAAGAAACCCAGG AGTGCCAGTGAGAAAGGCAGAGAGGTGAAAAAGGAAGACAGGAGGCACGGGTCACGGAGTCCCAGCCCCAGGGACAGGAGGCACGGGTCACGGAGTCCCAGCCCCAGGGACAGGAGGCGTGACTA TGACGACAGAAGAAGAAGACACGATGATAGAAGGACGTCTGTTGAGAGGAGAACTTTCAGgcgaaggtcaaggtcatttagcCCTAGAAGTCCTCGTCGAACTAGAGGTCGTTCAAGAAGTCCGAGGGACAGAGGACGTTCAAGGTCATATAGTAGGTCTCGATCCAGATCTAGACCAAGGTCATGGAGCAAATCAAGGTCGAGATCAAGATCTAGGGAGAGGAAAG TTTATAACAGACAACAGCCAGATAGCCGTGGTTCCACTCCCACTTTGGACAACGGAAAGTATGACTCTACGTCTGCCATTCCTACGGTAGGAAGTGCCATGTACTCTATCCCCAGAGGAGAGGGTGTGTACTCCTCTGAATCTCACCCCCAGGGTCTGCCTGCATTACCTGCTCCATCCAGACAGAGGTGTAAAGATTATGACG AGAAGGGGTTTTGTATGAGAGGTGATCTGTGTCCATTTGATCACGGCCTGGATCCTGTCATTGTAGAAGATGTTAGCATCCCTCCTCCACCTTATGTACCAG GACCCCCAGTGATCCCTGCTAATGGTGCCCAAAGGATGCCAGGGCCAGGGCCAGGGTTTGTGCCCAGACCCCCACCTCCTGCTCTAGGACCTCTCCCACTGCCTCCCCGCCCAG ATCATTTTGAGCCATACAACCCAGAAGCTCCAGGGATGACAGGTCCCCCAAGACAACCGTTTTGGCATGGACCGCCCCCCTCCCAGCCTCAAGGGACACAACCGGGTGGCAATTTTCCACCATTTCCTCCCCCACAAAATCCTACTGTCCAAGTCAGAAACAGGGAGCACCTCATCAGTGTAACTGTAAAAGATGACAAAG ATGAACGTTCCATAGTACCTCCTGGTACAGAGTCCAGTGAGCCCAGGCCTGAGAACACATTGTCCAATTCTAACACGGAGGGCAAGCCGGAGAGGACGGTCATCCCCCCAAAGCGCTCCTATAACAGTGGGCCCGGGCAGGGTCATCGAGGATACATCAACCCCTACCACCAAAACAACTACAGACCCTCAGCGCCAAAAAAACCATTCGACTTCAGCAGAGTGGGAG GCTACAGACCACCAGATACAGATAATCTGAGTCTGGAAGTTAGGAAAATACCCAAAGAGTTCAACAATATCATGGCCATCAATCAGCATTTCAGCAAATTTGGAAACTTAACTAACATCCAG GTGAATTTTGAGAATGACCCTGAGGCGGCTTTGGTGACATTTGGCACCAACCAGGAAGCTTTAGCTTGCTACAGAAGCACTGAGCCTCTCTTCAACAACAGATTTGTCAAAGTATTCTGgcacaaaaataaagataaaaatcgG GAGAAATCTGAGGGAGCGGATGATCAGCAACAGGATCAGCGGTCAGTGAAGGAGAGGTTAGGACCCCCAATCATCCCCCACCCCAGCAAACTGTCCCTCAACAACATGAAGCCCAAAACTGTGGAGCAGCCCGTGCCAGCTGAGAAG ACTGTGATTTACACCTCATCGGTGGGCAACATCACTAAAACAGTGTATAACCCGGAAGCCATTAAAGCCAAAGTGGCCATCACCAGCCCTACAGCTGTGGGATCAGCATCCTTCGTCTCCAAGATAGAGGCCATCAAAAGACAGGAGGAGAAGAAGAAGGAGATGATGAAGAAGAAGGCAGAGTTACAGAAGCAGAAGCACGAACTTCTGCTGAAGCAGGTGGAGCAGCAGAAG ATGCTAATATCAAAACTAGAAAAGACAAAGAGTCctgaagaaaaaacaaagattATGAAG ACAATTGATGTACTGGCAAAATCAGTAGAAAAGATCAAGTCGGAATTGATGCCCCCCAGCAAGCCTACACCCCAAGGAGTGGCCAAGAGTGTCACCACCCCTGAGGAG GCTAGGAAAGAGATCTTGGACACAGAGCTGGAACTCTTTAACAAGGAGCACTCTGGAGAGGACACGACTGCTCTCAAACTGAAGCTTAGTGAACTCACAAAACAG GCAGCAGCTATGGGATTGCTCGGCAGGGGAAGGGGGAGGGGCAGGGCAGCCCCCAGACCTAGGGAAGCCAATACCTGGGTGGCGGCTGAATTAAGGGGGAGAGGAAAGCCCACCCATGCTCACAATCCAGGAAGCAGGAAGTTGGATAAGCGACCTAAGCAGCTGGAGGTGACTGGGTTTGATTGGGAGGAACGAGAACAACTCAACCAGCATTTCTCA aaattTTGCAGTGttgaaaaaatagattttgagGATGAGGATAAAAGTGCTGTAGTGTCATTTAAATCCAGAGATAATGCAGAGAAG GCTTTAAGGCATTGCGAAACTTACATGGGCAAAAAACTCATCATGAACTGGTATACAGGAGCGAAGGTTAAACCAGGGCAAACTGACGATAGCAACTTCCAGGATGAGGAAGCAGCCGACCCCGAGGTAGAA GGTCATGTTGAAGATGATCTGGATGAAGAGGCGCTGCTGGCCGGTGATGATGAGGATGAGGAAGATGAGGAGAGTCGGTCGTGGAGGAGGTGA